In the Rhizobium sp. SSA_523 genome, CGCCGGGCGCCCGGCGCGGGCGCGATATCGCGGCAGTGTCCACCCGTAATGGATGGCGCCGCCCCGCAGTCCGAAGGCAAGCACAATGCCGGCAGCCGAACTATAAGGAAGCGGGACGCCAAGCAGTTGCGCGGCCGTGAAGGCGCCTGCGCCGGCAAGGGCCGCCGTCACGTAGATTTCCGGCCGCAGGAGGATCGAGGGCTCGCTGGCGATCAGATCGCGCAGGATGCCGCCAAAGGTGGCGGTCATGGTCCCGGTCACGATGGCAATGGTGGGTGAGCCGGTGATCGCCAAACCCTTGGCGGCCCCCATCACGCTATAGGCAGACAGTCCTATAGCATCGAGCCAGATCAGCAGCCGGTAACGCCATTCGACCCGGTGCGCTGCCAGAAAGACGAGAATGCCGATGCCGACGCAGATGATGAGGTAGGTCGGATCCTTCACCCAGAACACCGGGGCCTGCCCCAGCACGAGGTCGCGCAAGGTGCCGCCGCCCACGCCGGTTGCTGCGGCAAAGAACAGGAAGCCGATCAGGTCGAGCTCCTTGCGCGAGGCAGCCAAGGCGCCGGTCGCGGCAAACAGGGCAACGCCGGCATAATCCAGAAGCGTCAACAGGCTCATTGGCAGTCATCTCCGGCGAAAGCGTCGCGCAAGCACAGTTTTCTTAATGATGATCCTGTACAGCAGATCACGGACCTGATCGCCAGGAGGGACAAGACGGGCACCCTTTATTTTCCCCGCGCTGCACCGCCCGGCGAATCAGCAGACGAATCACTATGAGGAAGAGGCTCGTGCGCATATTTCTTTTTGCGATTGCCTATGTCATCGCTTCGATCCTGTTTCCGGGATTATCTGCGGCACAGCAACAGCTTTTGAGCGATCCGGAGATCTATGAAAAGGATTTCTTCCGCCAGAAATGCACCAAGGCGGTGTTTGACGAGAGCTTCATCACCCGGCTCGACATCAACAATGACGGCATTATCGACGCCATTGCCAATCACGGCGACATCGCCTGCGACGGCAAGCAGGGCGTCGGCTGCAATGAGGATGGCTGCCCCTATAATTTCTACCTGCAGGTCAAGGAGGGCGGCTATTTCATGATCGCCACCGCCCAGATCTATGGCTATGAGTTCATCAAGCGCTTCGGCAATATGGTCTTCGTCTTCAAGATGGCGCCGCGCTATTGTGACCGGACGGGCGGCGATCCCTGCGAAATGACGGTACGTGTGCGGGGCGCGCGCATGGTGACCATTTCGCGAAAGTAGAGGAGCTGCCGGCTAGCCGTGCTCAGAACGGCCAGTCGATCCGCCCGGCCGCCGAATAACCGATAAGACCCAGCCATTCCCGCACGGCCGTCGCGCTGTTCTGGGCATTCAAGGATGGCTGGGTAAAGTCGAAGCCGGGCGTAACCTTGCCGCTGGTACGGTAGTCGACCGGCCAGGGGGTGACGGTGAGACCGGCCTTGCGGAACAGGGCCATGGCCCGGGGCATGTGGAAGGCCGACGTCACCAGGAGACAGCCCTGCAACCCCGCGGCATCGAGACGCTCGCGAGTGTTCAGCAGGTTCTCCCAGGTGTTGCGGGATGTGTTTTCCGCGATCAGCCTTTGCGGGTCTATGCCGAAGGCGGAGAAGAACTCCGCCGCCGCGCCTGCTTCGCCGCGATATCGGCCGCTGAACGAACCATCTCCGCCGGAGACCAGGATCCGGGCCTGCGGGTGGGCAAGAGCCAGCCGGAGCGTCTCGGTGTAGCGATCGGCCGCCCCGTTGAACTCGATCCCGCCCCTGGCGCTCATCACCTCGTTCTCGATCCCGCCGCCGAGCATGATGATGCAGCTTATGTCCGATGGCTCCGGTGCGGGGCGGGGAATGCGATCCTCCAGCGCCTGAAGCAGGAGATTGCCGCTCGTCGTGTACAAAGTCATGAACAGGATGAGGGCGGAGAGAAAGGCCAAGCCGCCCGCCAGACGGCGCAGTTTGAGGGCAAGCGCAAGCAGCGCAAGAGCGACGGCGAGAAAGGCGAGGGACAAAGGCTGCACCAACAGCCAGGCGATTTTCGAGATGTAAAACAAGATCTATCCCTGCCGGGCGCTGTTGAGGCTGCGCTGGCCCTGGCGATGTTGACCATGACTGCGCTGGTTGAAACGGCGATGGAGCGCTCTGCGGATGCGAAGCGAGACCAGGGCGATCGCCAGGGCAAGACCGGCAGCCACGAAGAGAGCCTTATCGGCAAGGATGATGCCCAGTGCAGCACCGGTTATGGCTCCCGAGATCA is a window encoding:
- a CDS encoding YdcF family protein, yielding MFYISKIAWLLVQPLSLAFLAVALALLALALKLRRLAGGLAFLSALILFMTLYTTSGNLLLQALEDRIPRPAPEPSDISCIIMLGGGIENEVMSARGGIEFNGAADRYTETLRLALAHPQARILVSGGDGSFSGRYRGEAGAAAEFFSAFGIDPQRLIAENTSRNTWENLLNTRERLDAAGLQGCLLVTSAFHMPRAMALFRKAGLTVTPWPVDYRTSGKVTPGFDFTQPSLNAQNSATAVREWLGLIGYSAAGRIDWPF
- a CDS encoding trimeric intracellular cation channel family protein encodes the protein MSLLTLLDYAGVALFAATGALAASRKELDLIGFLFFAAATGVGGGTLRDLVLGQAPVFWVKDPTYLIICVGIGILVFLAAHRVEWRYRLLIWLDAIGLSAYSVMGAAKGLAITGSPTIAIVTGTMTATFGGILRDLIASEPSILLRPEIYVTAALAGAGAFTAAQLLGVPLPYSSAAGIVLAFGLRGGAIHYGWTLPRYRARAGRPADEAMKKKQDQD